One Thermoplasmata archaeon genomic window, TTTGAAAAACAGAACTTAGGAGACTATATTTTTAAAAAATTAGGTCTTTCAGATGGAGATTCTAATCTCGATGATGTAGAAACGTTTTTAGATAATTTAAATGGTGCAAAAGAAGAGGTAAATATTGGTTTTATTGGCAAGTACGTGCATTTAAAAGACTCATATCTGAGTCACAGAGAAGCTTTTGTTCATGTGAGTTCATCTTTGAGAATAAAAATAAATATTGTATGGATTGACGCAGAGGATATTGAAGAAGGAAAAGTTTCACTTGATAATCTAGACGGGATAATTATTCCAGGTGGATTTGGGAAAAGGGGCATTGAAGGCAAGATATTGGCTGCAAAGTATGCTAGAGAGAACAATATACCATTTTTGGGGATCTGTTTAGGCTTTCAGATAGCAGTGATTGAATATACAAGAAATGTATTGGGATTGAAAGATGCAATAAGTACTGAATTTGATCCAGACACAAAAAATCCAGTTATTGATTTACTGCCAGAACAGCAGGATATTAAAAATCTTGGTGGTACTATGAGATTAGGCGCACAGAAAGTAATAATAAAAAAAGAAAGCAGAGCATTTGAATGGTACGGAAAAACAGAAATATATGAAAGGCACAGGCATAGATATGAAGTTAATCCTAAGTATATTCCAGATCTTGAAAATAAAGGAATGATATTTACGGGGGTAGATGAAACCAGAACTAGAATGGAAATTTTTGAGGTAAAAGACCATCCATTTTATATTGGATCACAATTCCATCCAGAATTTAAGTCAAGGCCTCAAGAGCCATCTGTACTGCATAAAGCATTCATAGAAAACGTATATAAAAACAAAAAATCAAGATAAAAATCTGTTATAGATTTTCAAGAGGTCGTCTATTATCTTACTCCAGCGATAGTTTTTTACGAACTCTTTTGCAAAATTAGAGTATTTTAGATAAAGATCTTGATCAGTTAATATTTTTATTATTGCAGAGCCCATTTTTTCATAATTTGAAGGGTCAATCAAAATGCCATTTTTATTATCTATCACGAGCTCTGGTACAGCAGTGCTGTTAAATGCTACAACTGGTTTTCCGGCATTTAATGATTCCAAGATAGACAATCCGAAAGCCTCGGAAATAGTTGGAGCAGCCAAAATATCAAAAGCATTATAATAATATGGCATATCTGTGTATTGTATGGGGCCTGTAAAAATTACGTTTTTTTCGATATTTAGTTCTTTTACTCTTCTCTTTAGCTGATCTTGTAAACCTATAAAACCATTTAATTTTTGGTCAGGGTTGGGGCCTACAAGCATTAGTGTTGCATCAACATTTTTTAAAATCTCAGGCATAAAATCCACAAGATATTGCGGGCCCTTAGTTTTTGTTAATCTCCCAACAAACCCTATTATCTTACTTTTTTCATCAATGCCATATTTCTTTCTGATTAGAGTTTTATCGTATGAACTGAAATCTTCAACACCATGTGGCAATACCTCTATTTTGTCTCTTTTAACTCCAAATTTTATAAGCTTATCTTTTGCATAGTTGCTGGGAGTTATATAACAATCAAAATCCCCACGAATTAAAAAAGGAACAAATTTTTCCAATTTTTTTGTATTAGATCCATCAGAATATTCTTTTAATAGCTGATCGTAACCGTCGTGATAATGGCTTATAACCACACTGTCTTTGTTCAATTTTTTATATACATTTAGCGTTATTGAGTTTATCATAGAATGACTATGTACAATGTCAAAATTTATGAGTTTTTTATCCAGTCCTATTGAAAAATATTTTATTTTTGATTTTCTGTATATACTGATTCCATCTATCATCTCAAATTTCTTGGTACTAGGTATTGAAAGAGTATATATTGATAGCTCATTTCCTCTATCTTTCAATAAAGTAGAATATTTCCACACTATCTTTTCAGTACCACCTAAGTGTGGGGTGGCAAGATCACTAACTTGCAATATTTTTAACATTTTCTAATCGATATTTTATAATAAACAAAAATTTAAAATTATTTATTTGCATTTACTGAAGGTCTGCTATTCTCGCTACCTCTGCCTTTTTTGGTAAGTCCTCTGTTTTTCTGTCCAACTCTTGTCTTACCTCTCTGTGCTCTTCCTCTCTGGTTTGAAATCCATGAAATCTTAGGATCATTTTTGATTACTGGATGTGACCTATCAACCAATATAACTTCATAATATTTATGTCTTCCATCTTGCCCTACCCAATATGAATTTAAAACTTCCATGTTCGGATAATGTTTGTTGGCACGTTCTTCAGCAATTCTCTGTATGCTTTTTTTCATGGTAATTTTTACAATACCTTTTCTCTTCGGTTTTCTACCAGC contains:
- the pyrG gene encoding CTP synthase (glutamine hydrolyzing), encoding MKFIIVTGGVISGLGKGVTTSSIGKILQARNLKVTAIKIDPYINYDAGTMNPYQHGEVFVLDDGGEVDLDLGNYERFLNINLTRENNITTGKVYQTVIEKERKGDYLGKTVQIIPHITDEIKRRINYVAKKSNADVVLIEVGGTVGDIESMPFLEALRELGREVGEGNRLYVHTTLIPELEVVGEQKTKPTQHSVKELRAIGIQPDIIIGRTTKPLGADTKTKISNFCDVPLEAVISAINVKSVYELPLVFEKQNLGDYIFKKLGLSDGDSNLDDVETFLDNLNGAKEEVNIGFIGKYVHLKDSYLSHREAFVHVSSSLRIKINIVWIDAEDIEEGKVSLDNLDGIIIPGGFGKRGIEGKILAAKYARENNIPFLGICLGFQIAVIEYTRNVLGLKDAISTEFDPDTKNPVIDLLPEQQDIKNLGGTMRLGAQKVIIKKESRAFEWYGKTEIYERHRHRYEVNPKYIPDLENKGMIFTGVDETRTRMEIFEVKDHPFYIGSQFHPEFKSRPQEPSVLHKAFIENVYKNKKSR
- a CDS encoding glycosyltransferase family 4 protein, with translation MLKILQVSDLATPHLGGTEKIVWKYSTLLKDRGNELSIYTLSIPSTKKFEMIDGISIYRKSKIKYFSIGLDKKLINFDIVHSHSMINSITLNVYKKLNKDSVVISHYHDGYDQLLKEYSDGSNTKKLEKFVPFLIRGDFDCYITPSNYAKDKLIKFGVKRDKIEVLPHGVEDFSSYDKTLIRKKYGIDEKSKIIGFVGRLTKTKGPQYLVDFMPEILKNVDATLMLVGPNPDQKLNGFIGLQDQLKRRVKELNIEKNVIFTGPIQYTDMPYYYNAFDILAAPTISEAFGLSILESLNAGKPVVAFNSTAVPELVIDNKNGILIDPSNYEKMGSAIIKILTDQDLYLKYSNFAKEFVKNYRWSKIIDDLLKIYNRFLS
- a CDS encoding 50S ribosomal protein L15e, with amino-acid sequence MVDEKAKAKNMYGFIREAWNKPKDTYVRKLQWERLIEWRKSPTVTRVEHPTRLDRARALGYKAKQGYIIVRARVRRGGLNKPQIRAGRKPKRKGIVKITMKKSIQRIAEERANKHYPNMEVLNSYWVGQDGRHKYYEVILVDRSHPVIKNDPKISWISNQRGRAQRGKTRVGQKNRGLTKKGRGSENSRPSVNANK